One stretch of Thermoproteota archaeon DNA includes these proteins:
- a CDS encoding electron transfer flavoprotein subunit alpha/FixB family protein, translating to MKIVVASDPSNLPKLVGAAKSLSPEVIEAVSTDRVSIPVDKLVIADLTLNDCWTSALSEREFDLMLLPSTRDFKEIGARVAARKGISYLSDVQELELGDQLVVSRMVFSGRGIEKLKAPLPAVITIELDAFEPISEGGGPSSVEELKVDCSPRINLLERREREAEVDLSKAEIIVSVGRGLKKKEDLEMIRELASLLGAEIACTRPISADFKWLPEERHVGMTGVRVKPRIYLALGISGQIQHVVGFRDAETVISVNTDPDAPISEVSDYFVVADLYEVVPKLIEEIRNKRGS from the coding sequence ATGAAGATAGTTGTGGCCTCCGACCCGTCCAATCTGCCCAAGCTGGTTGGTGCCGCTAAGTCCCTGTCTCCCGAGGTCATTGAGGCTGTAAGTACTGACAGGGTCTCTATACCAGTTGACAAGCTCGTAATCGCTGATCTGACCCTTAATGACTGCTGGACCAGCGCCTTGAGTGAGAGGGAATTCGATTTGATGCTTCTTCCCTCAACGAGGGACTTCAAGGAGATAGGGGCTAGAGTGGCCGCTCGCAAAGGTATTTCTTACCTGTCAGATGTCCAAGAGCTCGAGCTAGGCGATCAATTGGTGGTATCGAGGATGGTGTTCAGCGGGAGGGGCATAGAGAAGCTGAAGGCTCCTCTTCCCGCTGTCATCACTATAGAATTGGATGCATTCGAGCCTATTTCCGAGGGTGGGGGCCCCTCTTCAGTAGAGGAGTTGAAGGTGGATTGTTCCCCGAGGATCAACTTGCTTGAGAGGAGGGAGAGGGAGGCAGAGGTCGACCTCTCAAAGGCCGAGATAATAGTGTCCGTCGGCAGGGGTCTCAAGAAGAAGGAGGATCTAGAGATGATAAGGGAGTTAGCATCCCTTCTGGGCGCGGAGATCGCGTGCACTAGACCCATCTCTGCGGACTTCAAGTGGCTGCCCGAGGAGAGGCATGTTGGAATGACCGGTGTGAGAGTGAAGCCGAGGATCTACCTAGCCTTGGGTATCTCCGGCCAGATACAGCATGTGGTCGGTTTCAGGGACGCAGAAACTGTTATATCAGTAAACACGGATCCTGATGCTCCTATATCAGAGGTGAGCGACTACTTCGTTGTGGCCGATCTTTACGAGGTGGTCCCCAAGCTGATAGAGGAGATAAGGAATAAAAGAGGCTCCTAG